Proteins encoded together in one Deinococcus aerius window:
- a CDS encoding pyruvate carboxyltransferase, with translation MTTLPPVPDVSEPNLFPDAFPPDGFPRVVWEEGKRPSSLPPVAWTTETTHRDGQQGGLPLTAEDGLAIYDLMGAFTGESGAIRQAEFFVYRPADRVMLEGALERWRGGHPVEPTTWIRATRGDAALVAGLGVRETGMLASASDYHTFYKFTPGGRAQAAHTYLDAVRAVLDAGLRPRLHLEDATRAPREFILPFVAAVQEIAAPYGEDQAPRFRVCDTMGLGLPLEGVAWPRSVPGMLGELIAAGVPGERLEFHPHNDTHLVVANCLSAVLAGCAAINGTLLGKGERTGNAPLEGVLLHLIGLGLLPGEPDYRALNDLADLYERLGQGVPAKYPLYGRDAHRTRAGIHADGLNKFWPMYAPFDVPRLLGRPLTLSLTKDSGLAGLIFLIKGHTGVELGKDHPGLRALHASLTTEFDAGRQTAIEWEEIETRARSLV, from the coding sequence ATGACGACCCTGCCCCCTGTGCCCGACGTATCAGAACCCAATCTCTTCCCAGACGCTTTTCCCCCCGACGGATTTCCCCGCGTGGTCTGGGAGGAGGGGAAACGGCCCTCCAGCCTTCCCCCCGTCGCCTGGACCACCGAAACCACCCACCGCGACGGCCAGCAGGGCGGGCTGCCCCTGACCGCGGAGGATGGCCTCGCCATCTACGACCTGATGGGGGCCTTCACGGGGGAGTCGGGCGCGATCCGGCAGGCCGAGTTCTTCGTGTACCGCCCGGCCGACCGCGTGATGCTGGAGGGGGCCCTGGAACGCTGGAGGGGCGGCCACCCCGTCGAGCCGACGACGTGGATTCGCGCGACCCGGGGCGACGCGGCCCTCGTGGCCGGGCTGGGCGTGCGCGAGACGGGGATGCTCGCCAGCGCGAGCGACTACCACACCTTCTACAAGTTCACGCCGGGGGGCCGCGCTCAGGCGGCACACACCTATCTCGACGCGGTGCGGGCCGTGCTCGACGCCGGCCTGCGCCCCCGACTGCACCTGGAGGACGCTACTCGCGCCCCCCGCGAGTTCATCCTACCGTTCGTGGCGGCGGTGCAGGAAATCGCCGCCCCCTACGGCGAGGACCAGGCCCCCCGATTCCGTGTCTGCGACACGATGGGGCTCGGCCTGCCGCTGGAGGGCGTCGCCTGGCCCCGCAGCGTGCCCGGCATGCTGGGCGAGCTGATCGCGGCGGGCGTTCCCGGCGAGCGGCTGGAATTTCACCCCCACAACGACACGCATCTGGTGGTCGCCAACTGCCTCTCCGCCGTTCTCGCGGGTTGCGCGGCGATCAACGGCACCCTGCTGGGCAAGGGCGAACGCACGGGGAACGCGCCGCTGGAGGGCGTGCTGCTGCACCTAATCGGCCTGGGGCTGCTGCCCGGAGAGCCCGACTACCGCGCGCTGAACGACCTGGCCGACCTCTACGAGCGGCTGGGGCAGGGCGTTCCGGCGAAGTACCCGCTCTACGGCCGGGACGCGCACCGCACCCGCGCGGGAATTCACGCCGACGGGCTGAACAAGTTCTGGCCCATGTACGCCCCCTTCGACGTGCCCCGCCTGCTGGGCCGACCCCTGACGCTCAGCCTCACCAAGGACAGCGGCCTGGCGGGGCTCATCTTTCTGATCAAGGGGCACACGGGTGTGGAGCTGGGCAAGGATCATCCCGGCCTGCGCGCCCTGCACGCCAGCCTGACCACCGAGTTCGACGCGGGCCGCCAGACCGCCATCGAGTGGGAGGAGATCGAGACCCGCGCCCGCTCGCTCGTCTGA
- a CDS encoding citrate synthase family protein, with protein sequence MTPPRTLTTAEAAALLGVKPATLYAYVSRGLIRSEPGPAGSRERRYHAEDVQNLRRRQGARRDPEARAEEAVQGALSWGMPVLDSALTLIADGQLSYRGQDAPALAETAAVEEVAALLWTGDAGTWKRLPLRARLTLAPLPRAGTALEALGFALVHAGAHDLAALDGRPEVLPAAAARVLNLLYGTLERHLGVPPAPDLPLHARLARAWGSGAGGADLLRRALVLLADHELNVSAFAARVAAGGGASLPHSTLAALAAVQGTRHGLAGMAAFDLLGEALDGNPGAALREATRRHGHPPGFGHRLYPQGDPRARALLSALGGAFPQSPTVRAVLALADHLAGETGEAPNIDLALAALVRVLNRGAEDAVTLFALGRTSGWLAHAIEARTHGQFIRPRARYVGR encoded by the coding sequence ATGACACCTCCCCGAACCCTGACCACGGCTGAGGCGGCGGCCCTGTTGGGCGTGAAGCCGGCGACGCTGTACGCCTACGTCTCGCGGGGGCTGATCCGCAGCGAGCCCGGCCCGGCGGGCAGCCGGGAGCGGCGCTACCACGCGGAGGACGTGCAGAACCTGCGGCGGCGCCAGGGCGCGCGGCGTGACCCGGAGGCCAGGGCGGAGGAGGCGGTGCAGGGCGCCCTCTCGTGGGGCATGCCGGTGCTCGACAGCGCCCTGACGCTCATCGCGGACGGACAGTTGAGCTACCGGGGGCAGGACGCCCCCGCCCTGGCCGAGACCGCGGCGGTGGAGGAGGTCGCTGCGCTGCTGTGGACGGGCGACGCGGGAACCTGGAAGCGACTTCCGCTGCGCGCACGGCTCACGCTCGCGCCGCTTCCGCGGGCGGGCACGGCGCTGGAGGCCCTGGGGTTCGCCCTCGTACACGCGGGGGCGCATGATTTGGCGGCCCTGGACGGACGCCCCGAGGTTCTGCCCGCCGCGGCCGCCCGGGTGCTGAACCTGCTCTACGGCACGCTGGAGCGTCACCTGGGGGTGCCCCCGGCCCCGGACCTGCCGCTGCACGCGCGCCTGGCCCGGGCCTGGGGAAGTGGGGCCGGGGGGGCCGACCTTCTCCGGCGCGCGCTCGTGCTGCTGGCCGACCACGAGTTGAACGTGAGCGCCTTCGCCGCACGGGTGGCCGCGGGTGGGGGCGCCAGCCTCCCCCACTCGACGCTCGCCGCGCTGGCGGCGGTGCAGGGCACGCGGCATGGGTTGGCAGGGATGGCCGCCTTCGACCTGCTGGGGGAGGCGCTGGACGGGAACCCCGGGGCGGCCCTGCGGGAGGCGACCCGCCGCCACGGCCACCCTCCCGGCTTCGGGCACCGGCTCTATCCCCAGGGGGACCCGCGGGCCCGCGCCCTGCTGTCCGCGCTCGGGGGGGCGTTCCCACAATCACCCACCGTCCGGGCCGTCCTCGCGCTCGCCGACCATCTGGCGGGGGAGACGGGCGAGGCCCCCAACATCGACCTCGCCCTGGCCGCGCTGGTGCGGGTGCTCAATCGGGGGGCAGAGGACGCCGTCACGCTGTTCGCGCTCGGCCGCACCTCGGGCTGGCTGGCTCACGCCATCGAGGCGCGCACGCACGGGCAGTTCATCCGCCCCCGCGCCCGCTACGTGGGGAGATAG